The genomic region CCGCGAAACACCGCGGGGAAGGAACGACTCGCCTACTTGCTGCCGCCGCACTTACCTTCCGATGCGCTCTTGTCCAATGTGCTCTTGTTTTCGCCGCATTTACCCTCCTTGGTGCTCTTTTCACCGCCACATTTGCCTTCGCCGCACTTACCTTCCTTGACGCTCTTGCCTTCTCCGCTCTTGCCTTCCGATGCGCTCTTGTCCGGTGTGCTCTTGTTTCCGCCACATTTACCTTCCGCGCCGGCGACCCTGTAGCCGCTGGAAAGCTCGGTCATTCCAAAGGGATTTGCATCCGCGCTGGCCGTGGGAACCGCGACCAGTGATGTCGCCATCGCGGCGCCGACAGCAGCAACTAGGGGTTTGATTGCGGATTTCTTGCTCATGATTCATCTCTCCTCGAGTGTATGTCTCTGTTCCGTCTGTATGACTCTGTTCCGTCATGGTGGCGTTGGGCCACATCACTTAACTACGTCGCCGGGGCGATCTTGGATTCATCGGCCCGCGACGTGTCTATAAGACCGCACCACGGCGCAAATTATTGCATAGCTTTCTCGAGCGCGCGGATTAACTCCGTTTCGACCTCCCGAAGGATGGGTTCGGCCTTGCTTCCCGCCGCCGGCACCGTTGGTCGGGCGAAGAGGGCCGTCGTGACGCCGTCCTTGTGGATCAGGGTCACGCTCAGGGGGCACAGGGCCAGCATTTCAGGGTCCTTGTTTGCGACCTGATTCGTGTACCAGGTGTTACAGACGACCATGGCACCGATTCCGTCCAGGCCGCGTCGGTTGTAGTCTTCAACCAACCTTGCAGGGTGGATTGAGGAGCGTCAGTGATGAATGCACCAACGGTGTCAACGCTGGTGGACTGCGCTGCGCTTGTCCACCCTACGCCTACACCCGTCCACCCTGCGAGATGAGGCTCGGTAGGGTGGACAAGTGCAGTTCAACGCAGCCCACCAGAAAACCAGCGACGGTGAAATCCAGACACGTCAGACGCTGTAGTAAAGGTCGAACTCGACCGGATGGGTTGTTATTCGCAGGCGCGTGACCTCATCCATCTTCAGGTTGATGTAGCCGTCGATGGCGTCATCGGTAAATACCCCCCCGGCGGTGAGAAAATCACGGTCCTGGTCGAGTTCATCCAGTGCCTGGTCCAGGGAATAACAGACCTTGGGAATCTCGGCCTC from Gammaproteobacteria bacterium harbors:
- a CDS encoding DUF302 domain-containing protein, with protein sequence MVVCNTWYTNQVANKDPEMLALCPLSVTLIHKDGVTTALFARPTVPAAGSKAEPILREVETELIRALEKAMQ